TGGGACAGATCGCCCGTTGGCGGTATAACAATGTCACTGCCTCAAGTCCCAGATGCCGACTAAAGGGAAGTGCTGGGGAGTTCCATCCGATTCCTTTGGAAAAGGGCAGAAATATCTCCTACTTCCTTCCCGACATTTGTCGCGAACTGGAGGTGGACTACCACTCTACCACCGTTTTCGAGGGCGTAGAGGGATATGTTTACAAGGGCAGTGCCCGGAACATGGCAAATGGTAAAAATCTGTTCCGATACTGATTGATATGAATATTAATGATTCCTGTTTCCTTTTTCCAGGCACTGATAATCCACAAAATAGTTGCTACTGCCAGGAGAACTGCCAGGAGGTACGATCGGGTTTGTTGAACATTTCCTCCTGCTGGTACGGAGCGCCCGTTTTTGCCTCCTATCCACATTTCCACGAGGCCGATCCGTATTATGTGGAACAGGTGGATGGAATGAAACCAGATAAGGATCGTCATGAATTGGTGGTCATTCTGGAGCCGAAGACGGGCATGATTCTGGAGATCAAGGCACGCATAATGGCCAGCCTTCTTGTAGAGCCACGACCATCAGGGTAAGTAAAAAGCACGGAATTTCATtgataataaaataaaataaaaatggTGATATTTCAGAATCTATCGCAAGTCGCGTCGGACATTCTTTCCCCTAATCTGGGCCGACTACCATGTGCGCATCACTCCCGATCTTTTGACCTACGTCAAGCTAATACCGATCATGGAGAGCCTGGGAAAGGTATGCGGCTGCCTGGGCATTGCCCTGGGTCTGGTAATGCTGTTGTGGTATCCGAGACAGATGCTCTGGAAGAAGCATCTCATGCAGAAGATCGAAATCAATGCACTGGACACTCGCACCCCTGAACAGATAAAGGGAGTGGAAGAGTCCCCGCTGCTGATCGGTGTCCAATATGTGCCCGCCATCAAGGAGGGGGCGAGTCCAAGCTGAATAGAGGTCCTATCTGTTAACACTAGCTGTACGAGTATGACATGTGATAGGGATAAGGGCTTAGCGTCTGTCTTGCCTAGTCTACAGTCTAAGTTAATAAATGTTAAAGGGTCTTCAATTACTCGATGCTTTAAAAGTGTCGTTTTGATGGATTGGTCACTGCGCTGGATGGATGAATGGAGCTGTGGATTGCCAAAGTATTTGTAGCAGTAAAAAAGACGCCCCTACGTACAATATCATTCCTTGTCATACTGAATCATACAGTCATACAATAAAACAACAGTAAAAGCAACCACTTGCCACCCTCATGACCGATTAAAAGTATGGAAGTATCGAACATTTCGAGTTTCAATTACGATTTGGACAAAGAACCGTTTCATAGCCGTTTTGGTACCACAAAACAGAGAGTCAATGCATACTTTTGTTGAAACTCTTATCAATAAAACTAATGTACTCATACGAACATGCAGagcataaatatatacatacatatacttacacgctctctctctctcgtgcgCCATTCGAGTCAGAAACTGAGAGCAcgtgagagtgagagagagcaTGATCATGATCATTATGATCATTTTCGACGCTATGTGAACACCCTACAATGTGCAGCACATTTGTTCCTTACCCCATCTCATATAAAATACAAGAGTTTCAACAAAATTAAACCTAAATAACCGAGTGTCTTTACCATTGTAAATTGAAATTAACATATAAAAAGAGATTTAGTCTAAAAAAACGGCATACAAAAGTCAGACCAGCCGACTCGCCATAGGTTTTTAATGAAGAATAAATAATTGCTGGTTGCTGAGTTGCTTGGCGACTTTTAAAAAATACTTAATTTAGTCGCAGAGCAGGCGCAGCGCCGCACAGACCAAAAATCCACCCGAAGTGAACGGATCGAGACGTGTTCGTTCAAGATCAGAGCGTTGACTTAACGGTGCGTCGCTGattaaatacatacatacatatgtacacatgttgGTGCAAGTGCAAGTGAGATGGCAGCTAGACAGAACAGAGAGAAataagaaaaagaaaataaatccCAAAGAGCGCGAGCAGTGAAGCGTTTTTAGACACTTGCGTCGCCGCCGTCTATGTATGTTTCGCTGCATATTTACACAACAACTGCAATTAGAAATTTATATGAATTAAAAAGTATTAAAACGAAAGAAAAATCTGTCATCCAAGtgaagcaaaacaaaacaagtGATTGGAATAAATTTGCACCTAAAGTGGAATTGGAAAAAAGGCAGCGCGTAGTAAAGAAAGCCAAGTGTTAGAGGAGCAACGAAGATCTACAACAAGAAAATGTAAGATAAATATGAAAAATACCCAACGCATTTGgtgagagagtgagagtgagaaagagagggagagagacgCAGACGCAAGAGAGTTAAACGTGCCGCGTTGCTCGTTGCTCTGCTTCCTTTTAAGATAAAATTGTTAAATAAACATAATTGTGTAGAGTTTTTTGTGAAGTTTTTGCTTTCTGTGAAGCATTCCAATATACTGATTCACCGCGCGACAACGAGTGAGTTAACAGAATATGTAAATTACCCAAGCAACAAGCAGAGCCAGCCTCAGTTCGGGACattctttgttgtttttctCTGTTTTTGCGGTTCTTTTTGGCACATTGCACTGCGGCCTGTGTCTATTTTTAGGCCACAAATAGGAATATATTGTCAACAGGTTGCGGAAGTGACGGGTAGAGTTCAAGGATATTGCTAATGTTCTCAAATAATTGTGAATAAAAACTCGATGAGTATAACAATTGCTTAGACCACGACACGCCAGTGCTAATTCACGTGATTAATGTTTGGCCAAATGAATTGGCACTATGTGAAATGTCCATAATCTCTGTTGCTGGAGTTAAAAGAGCGCAAGAGCAGTACATTTGACTGTGAGGCGTGGCGtgtttgtgtgtatgtgtgcgtgtgtgtttgggAGATAAAAATAAACAGGGCGTAGGTGAGGAAAAACCGCGTAAACGTAAACGAGTTTTCATAATGTTAGTTGTTGTTTTCCGACCTCGCTACGTGTGCATTAATAACAAAATAAATCGTATCGTATGTACGTGCCAGGGTGTGATTGGTATTGTAttgaaattttttaaatattgCCAATAACAGTAATAGTAGCGCGGCCCTGTTTGGCTGCAGTCATAGCCAGGCGAGCCAGCGAGGCGAGGTAAGGTATATTAACAAGAAGGCGCGGCGGGAGCGTCAACATAAGCAAgaatgtacataaatacttacatgtacatacatatgtacacatgtgtGTTTTCATATAAACAGAAATACAGACGTGTTGGCcatttacatatataaatcagcatccatccatccagatGAAGGAGGATGCAGAGTTTTGCCCAGCTGCCTTACCTTATACATAATATAACTCGTGCTCATCGGTTGCCATGGACAACCAGCACTACAAGAAGTGTAAACAGTTCCCCCACCCACAGAGCGACCCTTGCGCAGTCCGCACGCAACATTCATTTATGGTTGTGACAGGGTATGGAAAAGGTGAACGTGAACGGGTTTTGTGTTTCAAGCCAATACGCGAAAACAATAAGTGCGCGGAATGTGTGTGATTCAGACAATCGTAGTAGCTGGAGTTTTTGCGAACTCGAGAAATCCAGAAAAATTAGAGTCAGAAAACGGGAGTTCATCAAACGGGAAAAGTTTTCAATGCGCTgtggtgtttttttgtctgtaTCTAGAGCAGTATTTATGTACCAACATAGTGGCATAGTAGCACATAGCAGGGTCATGTGCGGGCATCACAATTCTAACAGACGAATGTTAACGATGAGTGATTATGCTGAGCTAATTGTCTTTGAGTTTGTGGTACATAACCATGTACATATAaacctatgtatgtatgtagatttAAAAGTTAAGAATAGGTGGATAGATAAGCAGTAACTGAAAGCAGAAAATGGTACCAACTGGATTCATCAAACGGTACACACTACTGTTAATGCAGTCGTATATGTTTTGTCAGTACAGTATTGTACAGTATGTACTTAACGGAGACATAACAGGGGTCATATTGGATAACATACCAATGTAGTCCAGCGGTCGGCAAGCAC
The sequence above is a segment of the Drosophila miranda strain MSH22 chromosome 4, D.miranda_PacBio2.1, whole genome shotgun sequence genome. Coding sequences within it:
- the LOC108162709 gene encoding protein peste yields the protein MIGKQRILRTGVAGLLLFTCSLYATLYLERIEQWVLEGFMVLRPNSLITDLWESPSMDTTVDLYMFNWTNSEHLNDPTVKPRFEEFGPYRFKEKMQKLNVVWHDENSTVSYMRRSRFDFDEAGSAGRPTDPIVAPNLLIVGIYQKMWSWSPMLRTLMMMTLNLYGKETTMVRPAGDWMFDGFDTPLLKMSKMVPTNLMPELNFPYEKIGYAYPRNGSMEIYGHHNVYTGRQDFSKLGQIARWRYNNVTASSPRCRLKGSAGEFHPIPLEKGRNISYFLPDICRELEVDYHSTTVFEGVEGYVYKGSARNMANGTDNPQNSCYCQENCQEVRSGLLNISSCWYGAPVFASYPHFHEADPYYVEQVDGMKPDKDRHELVVILEPKTGMILEIKARIMASLLVEPRPSGIYRKSRRTFFPLIWADYHVRITPDLLTYVKLIPIMESLGKVCGCLGIALGLVMLLWYPRQMLWKKHLMQKIEINALDTRTPEQIKGVEESPLLIGVQYVPAIKEGASPS